The genomic segment ATAATAGTTTGTCATTCATGATGATGGCCAGCTCCGTTTTAAGTAcactgattttgattttgatatgAGCTTCAAATTCCAATTTCATATGCCTGTCATCAATTTCAGGGCAACTATTGAGAGCTGTGGCTATCTATCATATAAGGAGTGGACTGAGGCTGGTGTCAGTGCATCAAGAACCACCACATATAGACATCATGACATCATGATTAGCTGTAGAATGCCATACGTCAAGCGCAAGCCACGTCATAACCAAAGACCGCGTCAGATGTATCTATGCTAGGCTAAGGAGAAAAAGTACTGCACAGTGGTCCCAACCGTGTCCCCTTTTCAGatggaaatacattttgaatttgatttggAAATTCAAGGTCTGGATGAGAACTGGAGATGCGCAAAGGTCAAGTTGCTTAAAGTCTAATGTTATGTTCCCACAGTCAATAAAGGTTTGGGGAGTCATGCCATTTGTTGATTTGGATCAATTGTCTCTAATCAAGCAAGTCTACCATGAAATTTTAGAGCACTCCATGCTTTCCGCTGTCGATGAGCTTTTTGGAGACCATGATT from the Vanacampus margaritifer isolate UIUO_Vmar chromosome 10, RoL_Vmar_1.0, whole genome shotgun sequence genome contains:
- the LOC144059062 gene encoding uncharacterized protein LOC144059062, with the translated sequence MNTKLAKLLKCWRKPEYPEKTHTRMERTCKLLTGPAQSYASEPALITLYTLLSQWATIESCGYLSYKEWTEAGVSASRTTTYRHHDIMISCRMPYVKRKPRHNQRPRQMYLC